AGCAGGGCGTAGGGCCGCAGGGAGGGTTCCGTGACGATGGCCCTGACGTCCGCCTCGGCCGGTGCGCCGACGACGCGCAGCGCCTCGAAGGCGAGGCCGCGCAGCAGGGCGTCCTCGCCGCGTGCGGCGGTGAGGAGGTCGGTGACGGCGCTGCCGACGGGGCGGGCGGCGAGCCAGGCGCGGTATTCGGCGCGGGCCGCGTTGGGGCGCAGGCGTGCGCAGCCGCGCAGCATGTCCTCGGCGGACTGCTCGAAGTGCCCGGCGGGGCTCTGTGCGGCGACGCAGATCTGTTCCAGCTTGACCCAGACCGCCCAGCTGCCGAGCGGGGTGAGCGTGGCCTGTCCGTCGGCGCAGGTGAGCGCTCCCACGGCGGCGAGGCCGTGCAGGGCCCAGTCGAGGAGGGCGGCGAGCGGGGCCTCCTGCGGGGCCTCGGCGGGGGCTTCCGGTTCCGGGCCGTGCGCGATCTCGCAGCGTTCGGTGCGCAGTTCCGTGACGCGCTGGTCCAGGAGGTCGAGGAGCTGCGGCACGGGGACGGGGCCCGCCGACAGCTGGAGGAGGGAGAGGACCTGCGGCATGGCCTCGACGGTCTCCGCGACGGCCGCGGGGGCGAGGTCGTCGGGCGCCGGGTGGGCGAGCGACCAGGCGTCGAAGAGGGCGACCCAGCCGCGCAGTACGGCGGTGTCGTCGCGGTCCCACACGCGCAGCCGCCAGCCGGGGCGTGCGCTGTCGCCGTGGACCTCGATGAGGCCGGAGAGGCGGGCGGTGTCCCAGTCGGCGCGGACCTGAGCGGGGGTCAGTCCCAGTTCCTGGGCGGCCCGTTCGGCGGTGGCGTCGGAGAGGGTGCCCTTGCCGTCGGGGGCCGCGCCGGTGCCGCCGGGGCCCGGGCGCAGGGCCGCGTCGGCCCAGCGGGCGACCCGTGCGGAGGCGGCGAGGACGGCTCGTGCGCCCCGCGCGAGCTCCGCGGGGGCGGGTGTGCCCTCCGGCGGGCGGGGCGCGGGACGGCGCGTGCGGCGGTTGCCCATCGCGCCGGGCGCGGCGGACAGGGGCCGTGCTGGGTCGCGCCGGGCCTCTCCTCGCTCTTCGGCCCTCTGGCGGGGCGCGCGGACAAGTCGGAGCCTGGAGTCGCGCGGGGTACGGGACGTCACAGGAGCAGTCTTCCTGTTGACGGTCCGAAAACCCAAACGGAATGGCGGCGCAGGCCTTCGAAGGCGGTGTGCGACGGGCGTGCGGGAGGGGCTTCGAAGGGTCACATCAGCGGGGTGAGGAAGCGGCGCAGCACCTCTTCGTAACCCGCCGGGTCCGCGTTCCACATGGCGCCGTGCGGCGCGTCCGGAACGGGGTGCAACGTGACCAGGTCCGGGCGCCGTTCGGCCATCCGGCGGGAGAAGGCCCAGGGGGCGACGGTGTCGTCGGGTCCGTGCACGACGAGGGTGGGCACCCTCAGCGCGTCGGGTCCCGCGGACGCCAGGATCCGGTCGCCGCGCAGACCCGTGCGCCCCTGTGCCGCACGGACCGCAAGCGGAAGGAGGGGTCCCGGGGTGCGCCGGGCGCCGGCGAGGGCCCGCAGGGTGACCTCCCAGTTCAGTACCGGCGAGTCGAGGACGAGGCCGCTGATGCGGTCGCGGAGCGCGGAGTGCGCGGCGGCGTGCAGGCACATGGCGGCGCCCGTGGACCAGCCGTGCAGGACGACGCGCTCGGCGCCGTTGCGCACGGCGTGGCGGATGGCGGCGTCCAGGTCGCGCCACTCGGTCTCGCCGAGGTGGCCGAGGCCGTCCGGGGAGCGGGGCGCGCCGAGGTCGCCGCGGTAGGCGAGGTCGAGGACGGGGACCCGCAGGCGGTTCAGGAAGTCCATGACGACCATGGGGTGCTCGCGGGTGGTGCCGAGGCCGTGCACCGTGATGACCCAGGTGTCCCGCGCGGCGGGCACGAACCAGGCGGGCAGGCCGCCGAGTTCGCCGGGGATGACGACGTCGGTGTGGTCGAGGCCGAGTGCGGTGCGCGGGTCGCCGATGTGGACCTGGGGGGTGAGCCAGACGCGGGCGCCGGGTTCCAGGACGCCGTGGGTGACGGCTTCGAGGCGGCGTACGACGGTGTCGGCCTCGTGCGGGGCGGACTCCAGGACGGGTCCGACGACGGCGTGGGTGCCGTTGCCGCTCAGGCCGTACGTGCCGGGGCGCAGGCTCGCCAGGGCGCGGGTGAGGCTGATCTGGCCCGCGGCCGTGGCGTGCACGGTGAGGCGGGGCTCGGTGGGCAGGGGTCGGCCCGCGGGCGCCTTGAGGGCGGCGTCGCTGGCGAAACGGCCCGCCGCGATGGCGGCCGCGGCCGTCCCCAGGGCGGCTGTTACTGCGGTGACGGCCGCTGCCGTCGCTTTGGCTGGGCGCACCGTCCCAGTGTTATGGGCGGAGGGCTCCGGGGCCAGTGGGCGGTGTCCCCGGGGTGACCGGATCACTCCGGTGCTGGCCGTACCCCTTCAGCCGGTCTTCCGCTTCGCGCAGCTGGGAGGGGGACAGGAGGGTCGGGGCGCGGCCGGGGACCGCGGCGGCCGTGAGCCAGAGGCGGGACATCCATTCCAGCTGTGCGGTGCGGTCGTACGCCTGGGAGAGGGTGTCTCCGTAGGTGACCGTTCCGTGGTTCTGGAGGAGGCATCCCGTGCGGTCGCGCAGGGCGCCGAGCATGTTCTCGGCCAGCTCCTCGGTGCCGTACAGCGCGTAGGGCGCGACGCGGGGCGGGCCGCCGAGGATGCCGGTCATGTAGTGCACGGCGGGGAGCTCCGGGACCAGCATCGAGACGGCCGTGGCGTGCACCGCGTGGGTGTGGACCACGGCGCGCGCGGAGGTGTTGCGGTAGATCGCGAGGTGCATGGGCAGCTCGCTGGTCGGCGAGAGGTCACCGAGGAGCTGCCGTCCTTCGAGGTCGACGCCGACCGCGTCCTCGGGGCGCAGCCGGTCGTACGGCACTCCGCTCGGGGTGACGAGGACGGTGCCGCCGACGCGTATGGAGACGTTGCCGGAGGTGCCGACGACCAGGCCGTCCGTGACCGTCCTGCGGGCCGTCCCGACGAGTTCGCCCCAGGCTTCCCCGATGGCGTCGCCGTTGCCTTCGTCCCCGTGCTGCCGCTGCTGCCGCTGCTCAGTCATGCGGCGATCCTGCCAGGGGGCGGCGCGGCGGCGGCCGCCGGATGGCGGAGCACGACATTCCGCCCGGTTTGCGGGCCCCCCTCCCCCGCTCCTTACGATTGCTGTCGTACACCTGGAACGCGCGAGGTGAGGGCACTCCGCTTCGGGTCACCGCACCGCCCGGCCCAGTTCACTTTCCGTTCACCCGGATTGCCTACGTTCAACCTGCCACTGACGTCCAACAGAAGCCTGGGTAAATGGAACACATCACGCTTCTCCTCGGGATCGTGATCGTTACCGCTCTCGTGTTCGATTTCACGAACGGTTTCCACGACACTGCCAACGCGATGGCGACGACCATCTCGACCGGCGCTCTGAAGCCCAAGACGGCGGTGGCCATGTCCGCCGTGCTCAACCTCGTCGGCGCCTTCCTCTCGGTGGAAGTCGCCAAGACGATCTCCGGCGGCATCGTCAATGAGGACGGCCTCAAAACAGAGGTCATCTTCGCCGCGCTCGTCGGCGCGATTCTGTGGAACCTCCTGACGTGGCTGGTGGGCCTGCCCTCCAGCTCCTCCCACGCCCTCTTCGGCGGCCTCATCGGCGCCGCGGTCATGTCGATGGGCTGGTCGTCGATCAACGGCGGCACCGTCGTCACCAAGATCCTGATCCCGGCCGTCGCGGCCCCGCTCGTGGCGGGCATCGCCGCGACGCTGGCCACGCGCCTGACGTACCGCATCGGCCGCAACACGGACCAGAAGGCCACCGCCAAGGGGTACCGCGCGGGCCAGATCGCCTCCGCGGGCCTCGTCTCGCTGGCGCACGGCACGAACGACGCGCAGAAGACCATGGGCATCATCACGCTCGCCCTCATCACGGGCGGCGCCCTGAACCCCGGCGCCAACCCCCCGATGTGGGTCATCGTCTCGGCCGGTGTCGCCATCGCGCTCGGCACGTACCTCGGCGGCTGGCGCATCATCCGCACCATGGGCAAGGGCCTCACCGACCTCGCGCCGCAGCAGGGCTTCGCCGCCCAGACCAGCGCCGCGACGGCGATCCTCGCCTCCTCGCACATCGGCTTCTCCCTCTCCACCACGCAGGTCTGCTCCGGCGCCGTGATGGGCGCGGGCCTCGGCCGCAAGGGAGGCGTCGTCCGCTGGTCGACCGCGACCCGCATGTTCGTCGCGTGGGGCCTGACCCTGCCGGCCGCCGGTCTGGTCGGCGCGGGCGCCGAGTTCCTCACCAAGCAGGGCCCCTGGGGCATCGCGGTCACGGCCGCGCTCCTCATCGGCGGCTCGGCCGTCATCTGGGTGCTCTCGCGGCGCAACGCCATCGACCACACCAACGTCACCGACGACGAGTTCCGCGCGGACGGGAACACTCCGGCCGCCGAGCCCGCGGGCGTCGTGACCACCGCGATCGCCGCCGTCACGCCGCCCCCCGCGGGCACCCTGGCCGCCTCGCCCGTCCCGGACGAGACCGTCAAGGCCGGCGTCTCGGCCCCGACCACGACCACGACCGGCGCCATGGCGGACCCCGCCCGGCCCGCGACGGTGTAAGGACAGATCAGCATGAACATCGACTGGGCGGCTCTCGGCTCCGTCTTCGGCGTCAGCCTCGCGGTGACGGTGGCCCTGGTGGGCCTCTTCACCCTCGGCATCGTCGGCCTCTCCCAGCAGGAGAGGGCGACCACCGCCTCCGGCGGCTCGGCGGCCATGGCGCGCACCGGCGCGTACGCCTGCTTCGCGCTGTGCGCGGCGGCCGTGGCGTACGGGATCTATCTGATCGTCGCCTGACGGCAGCGTTTTCCCGGAGGGGCGCGGAGCGTGCGAAACGCTCCGCGCCCCTCCTGCGTGCGGGCCGCGTGTGTGGACCCGCCGGTGGACCCGCCTGTGGGTCCCAACACACTCTCCCGTCGCAGGTCAACAGCGAGTTGACGGGCGTTCGCGGGGCGTGGTGGACTGCCCGGGCCAACTACGGCGGCAGAAGAGGAAGCCGGTGCGAATCCGGCGCGGTCCCGCCACTGTCACCGGGGAGCCACTCCCCGGAAGCCAGGAACTCTCGCCGCCGATACACGTCGAACCAGGGCGCGGACACCCTGAGTGAGGACACACAACGCCATGAGTGCCGATCGCGATTTCGCGTACGGCGCCGCCGCCGGATTCCTCGGTGACCTGCTGCTCGGCGATCCCCGCCGGGGCCATCCGGTCGCCGTATTCGGGCGGGCGGCGGACGCCGTCGAACAGGTGCTGTGGCGGGACCACCGCGGGTGGGGCGCCCTGCACGCCGCGGTGTGCGCCGGGGGCGCGGCAGGTGCCGCCGCGCTGACTTCCGCTCTCGTACGCCGCTCCGCCGCAGGACGCGCCGGAACCGTGGCGCTCACCGCCGCCGCGACCTGGGCCGTGCTCGGCGGAACCTCGCTGGGCCGCGAGGCACGGGCCGTCGGCGGGGCGCTGGAGGCCGGCGACATCGAGGTCGCCAGGGAGCGGCTGCCCCATCTGTGCGGGCGGGACCCGCAGGCCCTGGACGCCGACGGGATCGCGCGGGCCGTCGTGGAGTCCGTCGCCGAGAACACCTCGGACGCCGTGGTGGGAGCGCTCGTGTGGGGCGCCGTCGGCGGCGTGCCGGGGCTCGTCGCCTTCCGTGCCGTGAACACCCTCGACGCGATGGTCGGCCACAAGTCCGCGCGCTACCGGCGCTACGGCTGGGCCTCCGCGCGCCTCGACGACGTCCTCGGCTGGCCGGGGTCGCGGCTCACCGCCGCGCTGGCCGTGCTGGCGGGCGACGCACCTTCCGGTGCGGTGCGCGCCTGGCGCTCCGACGCCGCGAAACACCCGAGCCCCAACGCCGGTCCCGTCGAGGCCGCCTTCGCGGGGGCTTTGGGCGTACGCCTCGGGGGGACCCTCTCGTACGCGGGACGGGTCGAGCACCGGCCCGTACTCAACGCGGACGGGCGCGACGTACACGTGCGGGACATCGAGCGCGCGGTGCGGCTGTCCCGGCGGGTGAGCCGGCTGGCTCTCGGCGTCGCCGTCGTCTCGGGCGTCGCCCGACTGAGGTCAAGGAGAGCTTCGTGAGCGGTGGACTGCTCGTCGCCGGAACCACGTCGGACGCCGGGAAGAGCGTCGTCACCGCCGGCATCTGCCGGTGGCTGACGCGCAAGGGTGTGTCCGTCGCGCCGTTCAAGGCGCAGAACATGTCCCTCAACTCCTTCGTGACCCGCGAGGGCGCCGAGATCGGGCGCGCGCAGGCCATGCAGGCGCAGGCCGCCCGCGTCGAGCCGAGCGCGCTGATGAACCCCGTGCTGCTCAAGCCGGGCGGCGACCGCTCCAGCCAGGTCGTCCTCATGGGCAAACCCGTGGGCGAGATGAGCGCGCGCGGCTACCACGGGGGGCGTCAGGCGGCGCTGCTCGACACCGTCGTGGGCTGCCTCGAAGAGCTCCGGAGCACGTACGACGCCGTGATCTGTGAGGGCGCGGGCAGCCCCGCCGAGATCAATCTGCGGCGCACCGACATCGTGAACATGGGCATCGCGCGGGCCGCCCGCTTCCCCGTGCTCGTGGTCGGGGACATCGACCGCGGCGGGGTCTTCGCGTCGTTCTTCGGGACGACGGCGCTGCTGAGCGCGGCCGACCAGGGGCTGGTCGCCGGGTACCTCGTCAACAAGTTCCGCGGCGACGTCTCCCTCCTCGAACCCGGACTCGACATGCTGCTCGGTCTCACCGGGCGGCGCACGTACGGCGTGCTGCCGTTCCAGCACGGGCTCGGCATCGACGAGGAGGACGGCCTGCGGGTGTCCCTGCGGGGCGCCGTGCGCGAGTCCGTCGTCGCCCCGCCCGTCGGCGATGACGTACTGCGCGTCGCCGTGTGCGCCGTGCCCCTGATGTCCAACTTCACCGACGTGGACGCGCTGGCCGCCGAACCCGGCGTCGTCGTGCGGTTCGTGGACCGTGCCGAAGAACTCGTCGACGCCGACCTCGTGGTGGTGCCCGGCACCCGCGGCACGGTGAAGGCCCTGCGGTGGCTGCGCGAGCGCGGCCTCGCGGACGCCCTGGCGCGCCGCGCCGCCGAAGGGCGCCCGGTGCTCGGCATCTGCGGCGGCTTCCAGGTCCTCGGCGAGCACATCGAGGACGAGGTCGAGTCGCGGGCCGGCTCCGTCGACGGGCTCGGGCTGCTGCCGGTGCGGGTGCGGTTCGCCCGCGAGAAGACTCTCGCCCGGCCGGTGGGCGAGGCGCTCGGCGAGCCCGTCGAGGGGTACGAGATCCACCACGGCGTCGCCGAAGTCACGGGCGGCGAACCTTTCCTGGACGGCTGCCGGGTCGGCGAGGTGTGGGGCACGCACTGGCACGGGTCGCTGGAGAGCGACGCGTTCCGGCGCCGGTTCCTCACCGAGGTCGCCCGCGCGGCGGGCCGCCGCTTCGTGCCCGCCCCCGACACCAGCTTCGGCACGCTCCGCGAGGAGCAGCTCGACCTGCTGGGCGACCTGATCGAAGAACACGCCGACACGGACGCGCTGTGGAGGCTCATCGAGCAGGGCCCGCCGGCGGGCCTGCCGTTCATCGCGCCCGGAGCACCGCCGGCAGCACCAGAACGCACCAAGGAGGCTCTGTGAGTACCCCGTATCCGTTCACCGCCCTCGTCGGGCAGGACGACCTGCGGCTCGCGCTCTTGCTGAACGCCGTATCGCCCGCCGTGGGAGGCGTGCTCGTACGGGGAGAGAAGGGCACCGCCAAGTCCACCGCCGTGCGCGCGCTCTCCGCGCTGCTGCCGGAGGTGCCGGTCGTCGCCGGATGCCGCTTCTCGTGCGACCCGGCGGCCGCCGACCCCGACTGCCCCGACGGCCCGCACGAGTCGGCCGGTGCCACCGCGCGCCCCGCGCGCATGGTCGAGCTGCCGGTCGGTGCCTCCGAGGACCGGCTCGTCGGCGCCCTCGACATCGAGCGGGCCCTCGCGGAGGGCGTGAAGGCCTTCGAGCCCGGACTGCTCGCCGACGCGCACCGCGGCATCCTGTACGTGGACGAGGTCAACCTCCTCCACGACCACCTGGTCGACCTGCTGCTCGACGCGGCCGCGATGGGCGCCTCGTACGTGGAGCGCGAAGGCGTGTCCGTGCGGCACGCCGCGCGGTTCCTGCTCGTCGGCACGATGAACCCCGAGGAGGGCGAGCTGCGGCCGCAGCTGCTCGACCGGTTCGGTCTCACCGTCGAGGTGGCCGCGTCCCGCGAGACGGACCAGCGCGTCGAGGTCGTACGGCGACGGCTCGCGTACGACGACGACCCCGAGGGCTTCGCGGGGCGCTGGTCCGAGGACGAGTCGGCGCTGCGCGACCGGGTCGTGGCGGCCCGTGCGCTGCTCCCTCAAGTCGTCCTCGGCGACGCGGCGTTGCGGCAGATCGCGGCGACCTGCGCGGCGTTCGAGGTCGACGGGATGCGCGCGGACATCGTGATGGCGCGCACGGCGACGGCGCTCGCCGCGTGGGCGGGCCGCACCGACGTCCTCAGCGAGGACGTGCGCCAGGCCGCGCTGCTCGCCCTGCCGCACCGCAGGCGCCGCAACCCCTTCGACGCGCCCGGACTCGACGAGGACAAGCTCGACGAGACGCTGGAGGACGCGCGCGAGGACGAGGAGCCCGAGCCCCCGGAGGGTGACGACGACCCGGACGGGGGCGGCGGTCCGGACGGTGACGGACCCGACGGAGGCGGCGGGCAGCCCCCGGCCGACGGCCCCGACTCCCCCGAGCTGCCCTCGCAGAACCAGGGCCAGGACACGCGCGACACTCCGGACACCGACGACGCACCGGCCCCCGAGGAGCCCGCCCCCACGGCAGGCGCCCCCTCCGGCCCCGGCGAGCAGCAGGCCGTGCGCGCCGCCGAGCCGTTCCGCACCAAGATGCTGAGCGTGCCCGGCATCGGCGAGGGCGCCGCGGGGCGGCGTTCGCGCGCCCGCACCGAGCACGGCCGCACCACGGGTTCGCGGCGCCCCCGCGGCGCCCTGACCAAGCTGCACCTGGCGGCCACCGTGCAGGCCGCGGCCCCGCACCAGAAGGCGCGCGGGCGCTCCGGCGCCGGTCTCGTCGTACGCCGTGACGATCTGCGGCAGGCGACGCGGGAGGGCCGCGAGGGCAACCTCGTGCTGTTCGTGGTGGACGCCTCCGGGTCGATGGCTGCGCGGCAGCGGATGAGCGCCGTCAAGGGCGCCGTGCTCTCGCTCCTCCTCGACGCCTATCAGCGGCGCGACAAGGTGGGGCTCGTGACGTTCCGCGGCGCGGAGGCGGAGGTGGCGCTGCCGCCGACGTCGTCGGTGGACGCGGCGGCCGCCCGCCTGGAAAAGCTGCCGACCGGCGGGCGCACCCCGCTGGCCGCGGGTCTGCTGAAGGCGCACGACGTGCTGCGCGTCGAGCGGTTGCGGGACGCCGCGCGGCGTCCGCTGGTCGTCGTCGTGACGGACGGGCGGGCGACCGGGGGCGTGGAGCCGGTGGCCCGCGCGGGCCGTGCGGCCCGGCTGTTCGCGGCCGACGGCGTCGCCTCGGTCGTCGTGGACTGCGAGTCGGGTTACGTACGGCTCGGCCTCGCGGGACAGCTCGCGGGCGAGCTCGGCGGGACGGTCGTGACGCTCGACGAGCTGCGGGCGGACTCGATCGCCGGTCTCGTCAAGGACGTACAGGGAATGAACTCGCCTTCCAGGAGGGCCGCTTAATGCCGCAGGGACAGCCGAGCGTCGTGCCGGACGACGGTCTCACGACGCGCCAGCGCCGCAACCGTCCGCTCGTCTTCGTCCACACGGGCGTCGGCAAGGGCAAGTCGACCGCCGCGTTCGGGCTCGCGCTGCGGGCCTGGAATCAGGGGTGGCCGATCGGTGTCTTCCAGTTCGTGAAGTCGGCGAAGTGGAAGGTCGGCGAGGAGAACGCGCTGAAGGTCCTCGGAGCCACGGGTGAGGGCGGCACGGTCGCCTGGCACAAGATGGGCGAGGGCTGGTCGTGGATCCAGCGCGCCCCCGCCGAGGGCGAGTCGACCAACGAGGACAAGGCCCGTGAGGGCTGGGAGCAGGTCAAGCGTGACCTCGCGGCGGAGACGTACAAGCTGTATGTCCTCGACGAGTTCGCCTACCCCATGCACTGGGGCTGGATCGACACGGACGAGGTCGTTCAGGTCCTGCGCGACCGCCCCGGGACGCAGCACGTCGTCATCACCGGCCGCAACGCTCCGCAGAAGCTGATCGACTTCGCCGACCTGGTGACCGACATGTCGAAGATCAAGCACCCGATGGACGCCGGGCAGAAGGGCCAGAGGGGCATCGAGTGGTAGCTCGTCTCGTCATCGCGGCGCCGTCGTCGGGCAGCGGCAAGACGACCGTCGCGACGGGCCTGATGGCCGCGTTCTCGGCGGCCGGGCTCGCCGTCTCCCCGCACAAGGTCGGGCCCGACTACATCGACCCCGGCTACCACGCGCTGGCGACGGGGCGGCCCGGCCGCAACCTCGACGCGTACCTGTGCGGGCCCGACCTGGTCGCGCCGCTCTTCGCGCACGGCGCCGCCGGGTGCGATCTCGCCGTGGTCGAGGGCGTGATGGGGATGTACGACGGGGCCGCCGGACAGGGCGAGCTGGCCTCCACGGCCCACGTCGCGAAGCTGCTGCGGGCGCCGGTCGTCCTGGTCGTCGACGCGTCGTCGCAGTCGCGGTCGGTGGCGGCGCTGGTGCACGGCTTCGCGTCGTGGGACCCGGAGGTGCGGGTCGCGGGCGTCATCCTGAACAAGGTGGGCTCGGACCGGCACGAGTCGCTGCTGCGGGAGGCGCTGGACGAGTCGGGGGTGCCGGTGCTCGGTGCGCTGCGCCGGGCGGCGCAGGTGCAGACGCCTTCGCGGCACCTGGGGCTCGTGCCGGTGGCCGAGCGGCGGGGCGACGCGGTGGAGTCGGTGGCGGCGCTGGCTTCGCGGGTGCGGGAAGGGTGCGACCTGGACGCCTTGCTCGCGCTGGCGCGCAGTGCGCCTTCGCTGTCCGGTGAGGCGTGGGATCCGGTTGCGGCCGTGTCACCGGCTTCGCCGAGTCCGTCCTCGAGCGCCGGACGGGCTGAATCGTCCGCCACGCCGGAGAGGCCGCTCGTCGCCGTTGCCGGTGGGCCCGCCTTCACCTTCTCGTACGCCGAGCACGCCGAGCTGCTCGCCGCCGCCGGAGCCGACGTCGTCACCTTCGACCCCCTCCACGACGAGCAACTGCCCGACGGGACCGCCGGGCTGGTCATCGGGGGCGGGTTCCCCGAGGTGTACGCGCCGGAGTTGTCCGCCAACGACGTGCTGCGGAAGGCCGTCGCCGAGCTCGCCCGCTCGGGGGCGCCCGTCGCGGCCGAGTGCGCGGGGCTGCTCTACCTCTCCCGTGAGCTGGACGGGAAGCCGATGTGCGGGGTGCTTGACGCCGGGGCGCGGATGTCGGAGCGGCTGACGCTCGGGTACCGCGAGGCCGTCGCCGTGTCGGACAGCGTCCTCGCGGCGGTGGGGACGCGGATGCGGGGCCACGAGTTCCACCGCACCGTCATGGAGCCGGGTGCAGGCCCCGTACCCGCCTGGGGCCTGCACCGGCCCGAGCGGCGCGTCGAAGGCTTCGTACAGGGCAACGTGCACGCCAGTTACCTGCACACGCACTGGGCCGCGGAGCCGGGCGTCGCGCGCCGGTTCGTCGAGCGGTGCACGCCGTGAGCACGGGCGGCGGCTCAGCCCGCGATGCCCACCACCAGCCAGATGAACGCCGCGCCCGCCACCGTGCACAGCAGGGTCGAGCGGGCCGGGTGGTCGTGGTGCGCCTCGGGCAGGATCTCCGCCGCCGCGAGGTAGAGCAGCGCGCCGCCGAAGAAGCCCAGATAGCTGCCGAGCAGTTGCTCCGGAATGGTGAACAGCAGCGTCGACGCGGCGCCCACCACCGGGGCCACCGCGTCCGCGAACAGCATCGCGAGCGCCTTGCGGCGGGCGTTCCCGTACAGGCTGGTGAGCGTGTACGTGTTGAAGCCGTCCGCGAAGTCATGGGCGACGACGGCCAGCGCCACGGCCACACCCATGCCGCCGCCCACCTGGAAGGCCGCGCCGATCGCGACGCCGTCCATCACGCTGTGCCCGACCATCGCCGCGGCGGCGGTCAGTCCCACCTCGGGCACCCGTCCGCCCTCGTGCTCGTCGGCGCCGTGCGCGGCCTGGCGACCGGCGAGGAGCCGTTCCACCAGATGGGCGACGAGGAAGCCGGCCACGAACAGGAGCAGGGCCGCCGGTACGCCGAAGACGGGGTCGCCCGCGGCGTCCAGCGCCTCCGGCAACAGGTCCAGGCCGACGACCCCGAGCATGAGGCCGCCCGCGAGCCCCAGGACGAGGTGGCGCCGGTCGGTGACCCGCTGGGCCGTCCAGCCGCCCACCAGGGTCATGAGAAAGGCGCCGAGCGCCACGAACACCGCCATGGCCCCTTGCTAGCCGATTGACCCCCTGCTCCGCACATCCACCGCCCCCACCCCACACGAAAGGATCCACTCCATGGAGGACGTCGTGCTCGTCGTCGGCGTCGGCGCCTGCGAGGACGCCCCGGTGGAGGAGGTGCTCGGCCTCGTCCGGGACACGGTCCGCGAAGCGGGCCTCTCCGAGGGGGCGGTCGCCGAGCTGGCGACGGTCGACGTGAAGGGCGCGGAGCCGGGGATCGTCGGGGCGGCGGCGCGGCTCGGGGTGCCGCTCGTGACGTACACGGCGGCAGAGCTGTCGGACGTGACGGTGCCGAACCCGACCGCGCGGTCCCGTGCCGCGGTGGGCACGCCTTCCGTGGCGGAGGCGGCGGCACTGCGGGGCGGCGGCGAACTCCTCGTGCCCAAGCGGAAGTCGGCGCCCGCGGGGCGTCCGGCGATGGCGACGTGCGCGGTCGCGGCCCGCCCGCGGGGCACGGCCGCCGCTTCCTTCGATCTACGTCACCACGGGGACGCGGAGGTACGGGACGACGGCGCGGACCTCACCGATCTCGCCGTCAACGTACGGTCCGACACTCCCCCGGCGTGGCTCAAGGAGCTCATCGCCGCGTCCCTCGACGATCTGGCGGCCTACCCGGACGGCCGGGAGGCGCGTGAGGCGGTGGCGGCGCGTCATGGCCTCGCCCCGGACCGCGTGCTGCTCACGGCGGGCGCGGCGGAGGCGTTCGTGCTCCTGGCCCGCGCGCTGAAGGTCCGTCACCCGTACGTCGTCCACCCCCAGTTCACCGAGCCCGAGGCCGCGCTGCGGGATGCGGGGCACGAGGTGGGCCGGGTGCTGCTGCGCGAGGAGGACGGCTTCCGGCTGGATCCGGCGGCGGTGCCGGAGGAAGCCGACCTGGTGGTCGTCGGCAATCCCACGAATCCGACGTCCGTACTCCACCCGGCCGCGTCGATTGCTCAACTGGCGCGCCCGGGACGGGTGTTGGTGGTCGACGAGGCGTTCATGGACGCCGTGCCGGGTGAGCGGGAGGCGTTGGCGGGGCGTACGGACGTGCCTGGACTCGTCGTCCTGCGCAGCCTCACCAAGACGTGGGGGCTCGCGGGGCTGCGGATCGGTTACGTCCTCGCCGACCCCGAGACGATCGGCGCCCTCGCGCAGGCGCAGCCGCTGTGGCCGGTGTCGACGCCCGCGCTCGTGGCGGCGCGGGCGTGTGTGGGGCCTCGGGCGCTGGCGGAGGCGGGGCATGCGGCGCACCGGGTCGCCTCGGACCGCACGCATCTCCTCGCCGGTCTCGCC
The sequence above is a segment of the Streptomyces sp. Je 1-369 genome. Coding sequences within it:
- the cobC gene encoding Rv2231c family pyridoxal phosphate-dependent protein CobC; amino-acid sequence: MEDVVLVVGVGACEDAPVEEVLGLVRDTVREAGLSEGAVAELATVDVKGAEPGIVGAAARLGVPLVTYTAAELSDVTVPNPTARSRAAVGTPSVAEAAALRGGGELLVPKRKSAPAGRPAMATCAVAARPRGTAAASFDLRHHGDAEVRDDGADLTDLAVNVRSDTPPAWLKELIAASLDDLAAYPDGREAREAVAARHGLAPDRVLLTAGAAEAFVLLARALKVRHPYVVHPQFTEPEAALRDAGHEVGRVLLREEDGFRLDPAAVPEEADLVVVGNPTNPTSVLHPAASIAQLARPGRVLVVDEAFMDAVPGEREALAGRTDVPGLVVLRSLTKTWGLAGLRIGYVLADPETIGALAQAQPLWPVSTPALVAARACVGPRALAEAGHAAHRVASDRTHLLAGLAELAPLGVRVVGPAEGPFLLVRVPGAAAAGVRERLRGRGFAVRRGDTFPGLGPDWVRLAVRDRGTSSEFLVALAGVLRG